A single genomic interval of Stenotrophomonas bentonitica harbors:
- a CDS encoding ABC transporter permease, which yields MSSLVQHRKLIYQLAKREVLGRYRGSIAGLAWSFFNPLLMLAVYTFVFSYVFNARWAGSVEGSRAEFAIILFAGIMVHGFLSECISKAPALVLGNASYVKKVVFPLEILTWSAVASAFFHMLITLTVLLIAQYLLLGRLPLTALYFPLVVFPLVLVSAGVTWFFAALGVYYRDIGQITGLLATVLLFMSPALYPVSSLPPSMQKLIYLNPLTFMIEQSRSVLIWGVAPDWMSLLKYLIVSVVLAYLGYYWFQLVRRGFADVV from the coding sequence GTGAGCAGCCTGGTCCAACACAGAAAGCTGATTTACCAGCTGGCCAAGCGCGAGGTTTTGGGTCGCTATCGAGGCTCCATTGCCGGGCTGGCATGGTCATTCTTCAATCCGCTGCTGATGCTCGCGGTCTATACGTTTGTCTTCTCTTATGTGTTCAATGCGCGCTGGGCTGGTTCGGTAGAAGGTAGCCGCGCCGAGTTCGCGATCATCCTGTTCGCCGGCATCATGGTGCATGGATTCCTATCCGAGTGCATTAGCAAGGCTCCCGCGCTGGTGCTGGGTAATGCCAGTTACGTCAAGAAGGTCGTGTTTCCGCTGGAGATCCTGACATGGTCTGCAGTCGCATCGGCATTCTTCCATATGCTGATCACCTTGACCGTACTGCTGATCGCGCAGTACCTGCTGCTCGGAAGGCTGCCGCTGACTGCGCTGTACTTCCCGCTTGTGGTGTTTCCGCTTGTGCTGGTATCAGCTGGTGTGACGTGGTTCTTCGCTGCTCTGGGTGTCTACTATCGTGACATCGGCCAGATTACCGGCTTGCTGGCCACAGTGCTGCTGTTCATGAGCCCCGCGCTCTATCCGGTCTCGTCGTTGCCGCCCAGCATGCAGAAGCTTATATATCTGAATCCGCTCACCTTCATGATCGAGCAGTCGCGCAGCGTCCTGATTTGGGGCGTCGCTCCTGACTGGATGTCGCTACTCAAGTACCTCATCGTGAGCGTGGTACTCGCCTATCTGGGCTACTACTGGTTCCAGCTTGTTCGTCGCGGATTCGCCGACGTCGTCTGA
- a CDS encoding pyridoxal-phosphate dependent enzyme, translated as MAIHSSVLELIGKTPIVKAQRLDTGVCELYLKLESANPGGSIKDRIGLSMIEAAEKRGDLKPGATLVEGTAGNTGLGLALVAQQKGYKLILVVPDKMSREKIFNLKAMGAEVRLTRSDVAKGHPEYYQDMAQRVAEETPGAYFINQFGNPDNPAAHEFGTGPEILAQMDGDLDAIVFGCGSSGTMTGLSRAFAKLSPKTELVLADPVGSILAEYINDGNLNDKSGSWLVEGIGEDFLPSIADFTRVTKAYAITDAESFHTARELLGKEGVLGGSSTGTLLAAALKYCKEQTTPKKVLVLVPDTGNKYLSKMYNDYWMLDNGFLERPQTGDLRDLILRPYGQRDTVVIGPNDLLTTAYQRMKLYDVSQLPVMDGDQLVGIVDESDVLLHVYGDESRFRDKVATAMVSKLDRLDVKSPIEALLPVFDRGQVAIIMDGGTFLGLITRIDLLNYLRRRVQ; from the coding sequence ATGGCAATCCACTCCTCCGTGCTCGAACTCATTGGCAAGACCCCGATCGTCAAGGCCCAGCGCCTGGATACCGGTGTCTGCGAGCTGTACCTGAAGCTCGAAAGCGCCAATCCCGGGGGCTCCATCAAGGACCGCATCGGCCTTTCCATGATCGAGGCCGCTGAAAAGCGCGGCGATCTCAAGCCGGGTGCGACGCTGGTGGAAGGCACCGCCGGCAACACCGGCCTCGGCCTGGCCCTGGTCGCCCAGCAGAAGGGCTACAAGCTCATCCTGGTGGTGCCGGACAAGATGAGCCGCGAGAAGATCTTCAACCTCAAGGCGATGGGTGCCGAAGTCCGCCTGACCCGTTCGGACGTGGCCAAGGGCCACCCCGAGTACTACCAGGACATGGCCCAGCGCGTGGCCGAGGAAACCCCCGGCGCGTACTTCATCAACCAGTTCGGCAACCCGGACAACCCGGCCGCGCACGAGTTCGGCACCGGTCCGGAGATCCTGGCGCAGATGGACGGCGACCTGGACGCCATCGTGTTCGGCTGCGGCAGCTCCGGCACCATGACCGGCCTGTCGCGCGCCTTCGCCAAGCTTTCGCCGAAGACCGAGCTGGTCCTGGCCGACCCGGTCGGCTCGATCCTGGCCGAGTACATCAACGACGGCAACCTGAACGACAAGTCGGGCAGCTGGCTGGTCGAAGGCATCGGCGAGGACTTCCTGCCGTCGATTGCCGACTTCACCCGGGTCACCAAGGCCTACGCCATCACCGACGCCGAAAGCTTCCATACCGCGCGCGAGCTGCTGGGCAAGGAAGGCGTGCTCGGCGGCTCGTCCACCGGCACCCTGCTGGCGGCCGCGCTGAAGTACTGCAAAGAGCAGACCACCCCGAAAAAGGTGCTGGTGCTGGTGCCCGACACCGGTAACAAGTACCTGTCCAAGATGTACAACGACTACTGGATGCTGGACAACGGCTTCCTGGAGCGCCCGCAGACCGGCGACCTGCGCGACCTGATCCTGCGCCCGTACGGCCAGCGCGACACTGTGGTGATCGGCCCGAACGACCTGCTGACCACCGCTTACCAGCGCATGAAGCTGTACGACGTCTCGCAACTGCCGGTGATGGACGGCGACCAGCTGGTCGGCATCGTGGATGAAAGCGACGTGCTGCTGCATGTGTACGGGGACGAGTCGCGCTTCCGCGACAAGGTCGCCACCGCCATGGTCAGCAAGCTGGACCGGCTGGACGTGAAGTCGCCGATTGAAGCCCTGCTGCCGGTGTTCGACCGGGGCCAGGTGGCCATCATCATGGATGGCGGCACCTTCCTCGGCCTGATTACCCGGATCGACCTGCTGAATTATCTGCGCCGTCGGGTGCAATAA
- a CDS encoding cystathionine gamma-synthase, with translation MSDPASSGHSTRSLALATLAIHGGQSPDPSTGAVMPPIYATSTYAQSSPGEHQGFEYSRTHNPTRFAYERCVASLEGGTRGYAFASGMAATSTVMELLDAGSHVVAMDDIYGGTFRLFERVRKRTAGLQFGFVDLTDLAAFEAAITPQTKMVWIETPTNPMLKIVDIAAVAAIAKRHGLIVVVDNTFASPMLQRPLELGADLVLHSATKYLNGHSDMVGGMVVVGDNAELAEQMAFLQNSIGGVQGPFDSFLALRGLKTLPLRMKAHCANALALAQWLEKHPAVEKVIYPGLPSHPQHELATRQMNGYGGIVSIVLKGGFEAAKRFCEKTELFTLAESLGGVESLVNHPAVMTHASIPVERREQLGISDALVRLSVGVEELGDLQVDLEGALLSGTGSTVHA, from the coding sequence ATGTCCGACCCTGCATCCTCCGGGCACAGCACCCGCTCGCTTGCTCTGGCCACCCTGGCCATCCACGGCGGGCAGTCGCCCGACCCGAGCACCGGCGCGGTGATGCCGCCGATCTACGCGACCTCCACCTATGCCCAGTCCAGCCCGGGCGAGCACCAGGGCTTCGAGTACTCGCGTACCCACAACCCGACCCGCTTCGCCTACGAGCGCTGCGTGGCCTCGCTGGAAGGCGGCACCCGCGGTTACGCGTTCGCCTCCGGCATGGCCGCCACCTCCACCGTGATGGAACTGCTGGATGCCGGCAGCCATGTGGTGGCGATGGACGACATCTATGGCGGCACCTTCCGTCTGTTCGAACGCGTGCGCAAGCGCACCGCCGGCCTGCAGTTCGGCTTCGTCGACCTGACCGACCTGGCCGCGTTCGAGGCGGCGATCACGCCGCAGACGAAGATGGTCTGGATTGAAACCCCGACCAACCCGATGCTGAAGATCGTGGATATCGCCGCAGTCGCTGCCATCGCCAAGCGCCATGGCCTGATCGTGGTGGTGGACAACACGTTTGCTTCGCCGATGCTGCAGCGCCCGCTGGAGCTGGGTGCGGACCTGGTGCTGCACTCGGCCACCAAGTACCTCAATGGCCACTCGGACATGGTCGGTGGCATGGTCGTGGTAGGCGACAACGCCGAACTGGCCGAACAGATGGCCTTCCTGCAGAACTCCATTGGTGGCGTGCAGGGCCCGTTCGACAGCTTCCTGGCCCTGCGTGGCCTGAAGACCCTGCCGCTGCGCATGAAGGCCCACTGCGCCAACGCGCTGGCCCTGGCCCAGTGGCTGGAGAAGCACCCGGCGGTTGAGAAGGTGATCTACCCCGGTCTGCCGAGCCATCCGCAGCATGAACTGGCCACGCGCCAGATGAACGGCTACGGCGGCATCGTCTCGATCGTGCTGAAGGGCGGGTTCGAGGCGGCCAAGCGGTTCTGCGAGAAGACCGAGCTGTTCACCTTGGCTGAGTCGCTGGGTGGGGTGGAGAGCCTGGTGAACCATCCGGCGGTGATGACGCATGCGTCCATTCCGGTTGAACGCCGTGAGCAGCTGGGCATCAGCGATGCGCTGGTGCGGTTGAGCGTGGGCGTGGAGGAGCTGGGGGATCTGCAGGTGGATCTGGAAGGGGCGCTGCTCAGCGGCACGGGGTCGACCGTCCATGCGTAA
- a CDS encoding YdcH family protein: protein MFEDQPQSEIDARLSADPQFKKLYDQHRKLNKKCMDASLGVLGVDDVTLGQMKREKLLAKQQLLRMYESSSPVH from the coding sequence ATGTTTGAAGATCAGCCCCAGAGTGAAATCGACGCCCGCCTCAGTGCGGACCCGCAGTTCAAGAAGCTCTACGACCAGCATCGAAAGTTGAACAAGAAGTGTATGGATGCCTCGTTGGGCGTACTTGGGGTCGACGATGTCACCCTGGGACAGATGAAGCGTGAGAAGCTGCTGGCCAAGCAACAACTGCTTCGAATGTACGAGTCTTCCTCCCCTGTGCATTGA
- a CDS encoding CgeB family protein, which translates to MRVLVSGASPDNQNRNAVLRDYVTEGFSLLDGVTRAISSPLEFAAERAEQFQPNLVVCFGSCMPDDAEYARLRRYCTQHGAPMVFWLHDDPYEFDYNYKISAVADIVFSNDRWCAEHYSHPFARHLPLAASHRAHWREITAAKDISIFFCGVAFSNRKRLLGDLRRTLQSHDAVIMGDGWPADLPFCSNQRLPNDQLSDHYARARVTLNMGRDFHYANDRFKLEPSTPGPRTFEAAMAGTTQAFFVESLEIADYYRPGKEILLYNSAAEFAQLMDEVLTDSDRCLDLAAAAQRRTVQDHTYQVRARQILEVVEEWRSFSR; encoded by the coding sequence ATGAGGGTGCTTGTCAGTGGCGCGTCGCCTGACAATCAGAATCGCAACGCTGTGCTCCGTGACTATGTAACGGAGGGCTTCTCACTGCTTGATGGCGTGACGCGGGCGATCTCGTCCCCGCTGGAATTCGCTGCGGAGCGAGCGGAGCAGTTCCAGCCGAATCTGGTCGTTTGCTTCGGGTCCTGCATGCCGGACGATGCGGAGTACGCTCGACTGCGTCGCTACTGTACGCAGCACGGCGCACCAATGGTGTTCTGGCTCCACGATGACCCCTACGAGTTCGACTACAACTACAAGATCAGTGCTGTCGCGGATATCGTGTTCAGCAATGACCGATGGTGTGCCGAGCACTATTCGCATCCGTTCGCCCGCCATCTACCGCTGGCGGCAAGTCACCGCGCCCATTGGCGTGAGATTACTGCGGCCAAGGACATCAGCATCTTCTTCTGTGGCGTCGCTTTCTCCAACCGCAAGCGGCTGCTGGGCGATCTTCGTAGAACACTGCAGTCGCATGATGCGGTGATCATGGGTGACGGCTGGCCGGCGGACCTTCCGTTCTGCAGCAATCAACGCTTGCCCAACGATCAGTTGTCCGATCACTATGCGCGCGCTCGGGTGACGCTCAACATGGGGCGGGATTTCCACTACGCCAATGATCGGTTCAAGCTGGAACCGTCAACTCCGGGTCCGCGTACGTTTGAAGCGGCCATGGCTGGCACAACCCAAGCCTTCTTCGTTGAAAGCCTGGAGATTGCGGACTACTACCGTCCAGGCAAAGAGATTCTGCTCTACAACTCCGCAGCCGAGTTTGCTCAATTGATGGATGAAGTGCTAACCGACTCGGATAGGTGCCTCGACCTTGCTGCAGCGGCCCAACGTCGGACAGTGCAGGACCATACCTATCAGGTAAGAGCGCGGCAAATTCTGGAAGTGGTCGAGGAATGGCGGAGCTTCTCGCGCTAA
- a CDS encoding ABC transporter ATP-binding protein, with translation MSELAIQVSGVSKCYQVYDKPHDRVKQAIMPRARRAVGLQPRSYFKEFWALQDVSFEVRKGDTVGIIGRNGSGKSTLLQMICGTLSPSSGEIKVKGRVAALLELGAGFNPEFTGRENVFMSAAILGLTHEQVVERFDRIVAFADIGDFVEQPVKVYSSGMYVRLAFAVIAHVDADILVIDEALAVGDAVFVQKCMRFLRSFRERGTLLFVSHDTSSVLSFCQSAIWLDKGVMRMHDTAQQTTQAYIEYCAQESYGDEIKLQALDRRDAAAGAGVLTREPMKAVEDITLEMFDNIAHSDGWKSGDASVERVTLTNMDNPSKPYFYGGERVLLRIEAQVNRDMTSPILGFFVKDSLGQSLFGEHTYTHVQPPMELTAGQKLQAEFEFHLPLLPNGDYSMTVSIAEGDPIANTQHHWLHDAVILKVSSPTLRYGLVGIPFDRVQMQVVEERV, from the coding sequence ATGTCGGAATTGGCAATCCAAGTCTCCGGTGTTTCAAAGTGTTACCAGGTCTACGACAAGCCCCATGACCGGGTGAAGCAGGCGATCATGCCGCGCGCGCGCCGCGCGGTGGGCCTTCAGCCTCGCAGCTACTTCAAGGAATTCTGGGCGCTGCAGGACGTGTCGTTCGAAGTCCGGAAAGGCGACACAGTCGGAATCATCGGTCGCAACGGGTCGGGCAAATCGACGCTGCTGCAGATGATCTGCGGCACGCTCTCTCCTAGTTCTGGTGAGATCAAGGTCAAAGGGCGGGTTGCCGCTTTGTTGGAGCTGGGTGCGGGTTTCAATCCCGAGTTCACCGGGCGCGAAAACGTGTTCATGAGTGCGGCCATTCTCGGGCTTACCCATGAGCAAGTGGTAGAGCGTTTCGATCGTATCGTGGCTTTCGCGGACATCGGCGATTTCGTTGAACAACCCGTCAAGGTCTACTCTAGCGGCATGTATGTTCGACTGGCGTTTGCCGTGATCGCTCACGTTGATGCCGATATTCTTGTCATCGACGAAGCGCTGGCAGTCGGGGACGCAGTGTTCGTGCAGAAGTGCATGCGGTTCCTGCGCTCATTCCGCGAGCGCGGAACGCTGCTGTTCGTAAGTCACGACACCAGTTCCGTGCTTAGCTTCTGTCAATCTGCGATCTGGCTCGACAAAGGCGTGATGCGGATGCATGACACCGCGCAGCAGACTACGCAGGCTTACATTGAATATTGCGCGCAGGAAAGCTACGGCGACGAGATCAAGTTGCAGGCATTGGATCGCCGAGATGCAGCTGCTGGCGCGGGAGTGCTGACGCGCGAGCCGATGAAGGCCGTGGAGGACATCACCCTGGAGATGTTCGACAACATTGCTCATTCCGATGGCTGGAAATCGGGCGACGCAAGCGTGGAGCGCGTGACGCTCACCAATATGGACAATCCATCCAAACCATATTTCTATGGTGGCGAGCGCGTGCTTTTGCGGATAGAGGCGCAGGTGAACCGTGACATGACCAGTCCAATCCTTGGCTTCTTCGTCAAAGACAGCCTCGGCCAGTCGCTATTCGGCGAACACACTTACACCCACGTGCAACCACCCATGGAGCTTACGGCGGGACAGAAGCTGCAGGCGGAGTTCGAGTTCCATCTCCCCCTGCTGCCTAATGGTGACTACTCGATGACCGTCTCGATTGCTGAAGGCGACCCGATAGCGAACACCCAGCACCACTGGCTCCACGATGCGGTAATTCTGAAAGTATCGTCACCGACACTTCGGTATGGGCTTGTCGGTATTCCATTCGATCGCGTGCAGATGCAGGTAGTGGAGGAGAGGGTATGA
- a CDS encoding CatB-related O-acetyltransferase gives MNDYTSQIAPLISQDPRVTVGRFTYGNPQFKVWSDDESVSIGAFCSIADDVVIFGGGEHRSDWVTTFPLRIAFGDAMAGRDGHPASKGPTRIGNDVWIGHGATIISGVTVGDGAIIGARAVVTRDVAPYAVVTGNPATQVKMRFSPEQVDALLRIRWWDWPIEDIHAHQGELCGASVDSFVQRFSSR, from the coding sequence ATGAATGACTACACCAGTCAGATCGCCCCGCTGATCAGTCAGGACCCGCGAGTGACGGTGGGTCGCTTCACATATGGAAACCCTCAGTTCAAAGTGTGGAGCGATGACGAGTCCGTGAGTATCGGCGCTTTTTGCTCCATAGCCGACGACGTGGTGATCTTCGGTGGGGGCGAGCATCGAAGCGACTGGGTGACGACGTTCCCATTGCGTATCGCTTTTGGCGACGCGATGGCAGGTCGCGACGGGCACCCGGCGAGCAAAGGACCTACTCGTATTGGCAACGACGTCTGGATCGGGCACGGCGCGACGATTATCTCCGGTGTCACAGTTGGCGATGGTGCAATCATCGGTGCGCGCGCTGTGGTCACTCGAGACGTAGCTCCATACGCAGTGGTGACCGGGAATCCAGCAACTCAGGTGAAGATGCGCTTCTCACCCGAGCAGGTTGACGCGCTTCTTCGTATCCGCTGGTGGGATTGGCCCATTGAGGACATTCACGCTCACCAGGGCGAACTTTGCGGCGCTAGCGTGGACTCTTTCGTTCAGCGATTTTCATCCCGCTGA
- a CDS encoding glycosyltransferase family protein: protein MNPWRVLVIDTKKSNPNHYICLGMVRALSEVEGVECVIRSDYLTAVQDASRHNCNLLIAFDGEELDRPIIERVAQVCGRSVLWVTEDPYERSVNVGNSDLFDLVFTNDSGSVAGYGDKGVSLPLAADPRFHFHAVPEVDQDHYLYDLFFAGTAWPNRSDFLARLQTAIPEINLKLALPANPYIPAPKLKMDPSAYDWRTPNTEFAKFANRSRSVLTLHRAFSSSGNDPVAHTPGPRFFEVALAGGFQLVDTSIPEIRVQDFYQEGRDFVGFDGPADCIAKLRHYLGNPEERLAIARSAQQVTLERHLYLHRVRELLGRVAALPQPAVRSLAAASSSRRKVLVVSHNILGVPPYGGVEVYQDSVRTALGDTFEFLFYTPDRSVGSMGSRYVLHDGSMEVIDAVQFDDGLDEAALTCPRRESAFSELLYRHGIELVHFQHLIGHPPSLGLLPSSLGLRSILSLHDYHAVCSRFNLLDYRGVYCDIPSLPIETCDVCLNACGGGAAGSQARRRAFFSRVLESIDVLHANTDGVADLYRRMYPALLDSDRIRVNAVPMPKDDEMADVPMQREATTKLRIAVPGNFTRNKGGNELIHVFNQLRHDDVEITIVGPVPEEYQNILRILDIPNLKQHGSYKPGTLKQILAGHDMSIHFSIWPETYCISLSESWAAGLVPIVSDIGALGERVFDGENGYTIPVSEAGAMVHLIREVIADRSGLESIRSRVISATRPHHDEHMLWVSDLYNELLPKERFTQRTHTPIRGNTIRDLGILLVEPNWVIRPQASSVSDDGHGPTVVLPVGVMRKALWYYRKNGIRNTIVRILQEVMRRVGGGRQ from the coding sequence ATGAATCCCTGGCGCGTACTAGTAATTGATACAAAGAAGAGCAATCCGAACCACTACATTTGTCTGGGTATGGTTCGGGCGTTGTCGGAAGTGGAGGGCGTCGAATGCGTGATCCGATCCGACTACCTGACTGCTGTACAGGACGCGTCGCGTCACAACTGCAATCTGCTCATCGCCTTTGACGGGGAGGAGCTTGACCGACCGATCATCGAGCGCGTGGCGCAGGTGTGTGGTCGCAGCGTGCTGTGGGTGACCGAAGATCCGTACGAGCGCAGTGTCAACGTAGGTAACTCCGATCTCTTCGATCTGGTCTTCACCAACGATTCGGGAAGCGTTGCCGGCTACGGGGATAAGGGTGTATCGCTGCCGCTCGCCGCAGATCCCCGCTTCCATTTCCACGCCGTTCCGGAAGTGGATCAGGACCACTATCTGTACGATCTCTTCTTTGCGGGTACTGCCTGGCCAAACCGATCGGATTTTCTGGCGCGCCTACAGACCGCGATCCCGGAGATCAACCTTAAGCTCGCGCTGCCTGCCAATCCGTACATTCCTGCTCCAAAGTTGAAGATGGACCCGAGCGCGTATGACTGGCGCACTCCGAACACCGAGTTCGCGAAGTTCGCCAATCGCAGCCGTTCAGTGCTGACGCTGCACCGTGCATTTTCATCCTCGGGCAATGATCCGGTGGCTCACACCCCCGGGCCACGCTTCTTCGAAGTTGCGCTGGCGGGCGGTTTTCAGCTGGTGGACACGTCGATTCCGGAGATCCGTGTTCAGGATTTCTATCAGGAAGGTCGAGATTTTGTCGGGTTTGATGGCCCCGCTGACTGCATTGCCAAGTTGCGTCACTACCTTGGTAATCCAGAGGAGCGTCTGGCTATCGCGCGGTCTGCGCAGCAGGTCACCCTTGAGCGACACTTGTACTTGCACCGTGTGCGGGAGCTGCTGGGCCGGGTAGCTGCGTTGCCCCAGCCTGCTGTGCGGAGCCTGGCTGCGGCAAGCAGTTCGCGTCGCAAGGTGCTGGTTGTGTCCCACAACATACTGGGCGTGCCTCCGTATGGCGGCGTAGAGGTTTATCAGGACTCCGTTCGAACGGCACTTGGGGACACTTTTGAGTTCCTGTTCTACACGCCTGACCGCAGCGTAGGCAGTATGGGAAGCCGTTATGTACTGCATGACGGATCGATGGAAGTGATCGACGCCGTACAGTTCGATGACGGACTGGATGAAGCCGCATTGACCTGTCCGCGTCGGGAATCTGCATTTTCCGAGCTGCTGTACCGCCACGGGATCGAGCTTGTACATTTCCAGCATCTCATAGGTCATCCTCCCTCGTTGGGCCTTTTGCCATCGTCGCTCGGACTGCGTTCGATACTCAGTCTGCACGACTATCATGCTGTGTGTTCGCGTTTCAACCTGTTGGACTATCGCGGCGTGTATTGCGATATTCCGTCGCTGCCCATCGAGACGTGCGATGTCTGTCTGAATGCATGTGGCGGCGGGGCCGCCGGCAGCCAAGCCAGGCGCCGGGCTTTCTTCAGCCGGGTGTTGGAGAGCATTGACGTCCTTCATGCCAACACCGATGGTGTGGCCGATCTCTATCGTCGAATGTACCCTGCACTGCTGGATTCAGACCGCATCCGCGTCAATGCGGTGCCGATGCCCAAAGACGACGAGATGGCGGATGTCCCAATGCAGCGGGAGGCCACTACAAAGTTGCGTATAGCCGTTCCGGGCAACTTCACTCGGAACAAAGGCGGGAACGAGCTCATTCACGTCTTCAACCAGTTGCGCCATGACGACGTAGAAATCACCATCGTAGGTCCGGTGCCGGAGGAGTATCAGAACATCCTGCGCATCCTGGATATCCCCAACCTGAAGCAACACGGCTCTTACAAGCCGGGGACATTGAAGCAGATACTGGCTGGGCATGACATGTCCATCCATTTCTCGATCTGGCCTGAGACGTATTGCATCAGCCTTTCCGAATCTTGGGCGGCAGGGCTCGTTCCGATTGTTTCTGACATCGGTGCACTCGGCGAACGCGTGTTCGATGGCGAGAACGGCTACACCATCCCTGTGAGCGAAGCGGGGGCGATGGTGCACCTGATTCGAGAGGTCATAGCGGATCGCAGTGGGTTGGAGTCCATACGCAGTCGCGTTATCAGTGCCACCCGCCCACATCATGACGAGCACATGCTCTGGGTTTCCGATCTATACAATGAGCTCCTTCCGAAAGAGCGATTCACGCAACGGACCCACACGCCGATTCGTGGCAACACGATCCGTGATCTGGGCATTCTGCTTGTCGAACCCAATTGGGTAATCCGGCCCCAAGCGAGCAGCGTTTCCGACGATGGCCACGGGCCGACGGTTGTGCTTCCCGTGGGAGTCATGCGGAAGGCCCTTTGGTACTACAGGAAGAATGGCATCAGGAACACAATTGTGAGAATACTTCAGGAAGTCATGCGCCGTGTGGGCGGGGGGCGTCAATGA
- a CDS encoding class I SAM-dependent methyltransferase, whose protein sequence is MISFAINNSMFMQPRNVPESAWVGHIPFAAWLVEEVRPGVLVELGTHRGASYLAFCQAIQECAAPTLCYAVDTWEGDEHAGEYGDEVFLPLLDYHQRNYADFSRLMRMRFEEAVTYFDDGAVDVLHIDGLHTYEAVRGDFETWQAKLSKRAVVLFHDINVRERGFGVWKYWDEIRSQYPSFAFTHAHGLGVLLVGPEQPQALLDLCERNAVNGEAVLVNRLFDQLGKLITANVDIGTLAREQGRLHQLLHEGEATRQGVEQEAVRLRDQVNKVHADLERVTADYQNLHAHNQELLSAAGNVGTVQQLNEQLSEQLSQQLAQSQERLRRELGEELTHCQDRLRQELGEDLARSRDRVREQLSEELASSQDRLREKGVESDKLNAELRAVEGDLAQMRASLSWRLMGPFRRMRRMFD, encoded by the coding sequence ATGATCAGCTTCGCCATAAATAATTCAATGTTCATGCAGCCACGCAACGTGCCCGAGAGTGCGTGGGTGGGGCACATTCCATTCGCTGCCTGGCTGGTGGAAGAGGTGCGTCCGGGAGTCCTGGTTGAGCTGGGCACACATCGCGGTGCCTCGTACTTGGCGTTCTGCCAAGCTATCCAGGAGTGCGCGGCGCCTACGCTCTGCTATGCGGTGGATACGTGGGAAGGTGACGAGCATGCGGGAGAGTACGGCGACGAAGTGTTCTTGCCTCTTCTTGACTATCACCAGCGCAACTACGCCGATTTCTCCCGTCTGATGCGCATGCGTTTCGAAGAGGCTGTCACATACTTCGATGACGGCGCTGTTGACGTTCTTCACATCGACGGATTGCACACCTACGAGGCCGTGCGCGGCGATTTTGAGACGTGGCAAGCGAAGCTGTCCAAGCGCGCCGTGGTGCTGTTTCATGACATCAATGTCCGGGAGCGGGGTTTTGGTGTCTGGAAGTATTGGGACGAAATTCGTAGCCAGTATCCTTCCTTTGCATTCACCCATGCGCATGGGTTGGGTGTCCTACTTGTAGGGCCGGAGCAGCCTCAAGCACTGTTGGATTTGTGCGAGCGTAACGCAGTGAATGGCGAGGCCGTGTTGGTCAATCGTCTATTCGATCAGCTTGGAAAACTGATCACGGCAAATGTGGATATTGGAACGCTTGCCCGTGAGCAGGGTCGGCTACATCAGTTGCTGCATGAAGGTGAGGCGACGCGCCAAGGAGTGGAACAAGAGGCCGTCCGGTTGCGCGACCAGGTAAACAAGGTTCATGCAGACTTGGAACGGGTCACCGCAGACTATCAGAACCTTCATGCGCACAATCAGGAGCTGCTGTCGGCTGCCGGAAACGTGGGCACTGTGCAGCAGCTCAACGAGCAGCTTAGCGAGCAACTGAGCCAACAGCTCGCGCAGAGTCAGGAGCGACTCCGTCGAGAACTTGGTGAGGAGCTGACGCATTGCCAAGATCGCCTGCGTCAGGAGCTTGGCGAGGATCTGGCACGGAGCAGGGATCGAGTGCGCGAGCAGCTCAGCGAGGAACTCGCAAGCAGTCAGGATCGCCTGCGTGAAAAAGGTGTAGAAAGCGATAAACTTAATGCCGAGCTGCGCGCAGTAGAGGGCGACCTGGCGCAAATGCGCGCATCCCTGAGCTGGCGTTTGATGGGCCCTTTCCGGCGCATGCGCCGAATGTTTGATTGA